AGCATCAGCGATGCTTTCAGGAAGGTCCGGTTCAAGCAGATACAAATCTTTTACGCTCATTGTTTCGTTTGCGCACCCGCAAATAAAGACGAATGTAAGAATAATAATCAAGTGTCTCATTTTAGTACCTCAGACTTTTCAGGAGGATTAGAAAAAATCACCGTAGAAGGCTGCTGATTTATCTTCTCGGCGGTATCATTTAGTTTATCTGTAAGTCTCTTGCTGTTGTCGATAAGCTTTTCAATGCTGCGTGAATTTGATGCTGCCATCGTTCTTATACGGGTAAGGGTGTTTCTGAGTTCTTGGAGAAGCTCCGGAACAGTAACGCTTTCAGTCTGGGACTCTTTATATTCTAAAAGTACGTTTGCATTATTGCAGAGCTCGTCGAAAGAGGCAACACCTTTATCAAACTCATTTGCGGATGCCTGAATTTTTTCAAGGGTGTCAATAGCAGAGTTCTGAAGCTCTTTTAATTCTCCCGCTTTCAAAGACTCATCTAAATCCGCAATAAGATTCCTTGCATTCTCTGAAGTACTGGTTAAATCTTCTGTGAGAGTGATAAAATTATCTGAAAGTTCTTTTATCCTCGCATCATCAATAGCCTGATTGGTTTTGGCGAGAAGCGAATTAAGCTCGTCAGAAATATTCCCGAACTCTACTTTAGAGAACTCTTTCATTATATCCTCAGCCTTGGAAAGAAAGCTGTTCATCATACTTTCAGTTGAAGGGATACATTTATATTCCGGCTCCCAGGAATACTCCAAAACGGGATAGTCTTCTGCTGGAGTGAAATAATCAACATCAAGAAAGGAGATTCCCGTAATGCCCTGCGCAGTTACGCGAACACGGAGATTAGTTTCGGAAAGATTGTCTTTATCCAGAAGGCTTTCAGGGGCTTTTTGCGGGTCCACAGCAGTTACAACGCGAACATATTTGCCGTATTTATTTATCTGCTCGTCTTTGAGCTGTCTGCTGTAAACCTTGGAGGCAAGATCTATGCTTTCAACTCTGCCAATCTCAACGCCTCTGTATTTCAGTGGCGAGCCAACACTTAATCCCTGAATGGACTCATCAAAATAAGACTCCATCCGAATCTTCTTGGCGCCCACAGCTCCTGTGCCAAATACCACAACCCCTACAACAAGCAGCAGCGCTGCTGTTAATAAGAAAAGCCCTATGTTAAAATAATTCGGCTCCCTCGACATATCTCCCTCAGCTTATAAACTTAACTTCACGTTCTCGGAAACACGGGGATTTATACTAAAGTTTACTTTCTAATTTGCAATAACTTTTTTAGTTTTAAGCAATATATTAACCATAAAAAAACAGCGATGCAAGTCTGCACCGCTGTCCGAAAGTCTTTTTTAAGCTGAAAGCCTAAAGCGTG
This window of the Sedimentisphaera salicampi genome carries:
- a CDS encoding MlaD family protein encodes the protein MSREPNYFNIGLFLLTAALLLVVGVVVFGTGAVGAKKIRMESYFDESIQGLSVGSPLKYRGVEIGRVESIDLASKVYSRQLKDEQINKYGKYVRVVTAVDPQKAPESLLDKDNLSETNLRVRVTAQGITGISFLDVDYFTPAEDYPVLEYSWEPEYKCIPSTESMMNSFLSKAEDIMKEFSKVEFGNISDELNSLLAKTNQAIDDARIKELSDNFITLTEDLTSTSENARNLIADLDESLKAGELKELQNSAIDTLEKIQASANEFDKGVASFDELCNNANVLLEYKESQTESVTVPELLQELRNTLTRIRTMAASNSRSIEKLIDNSKRLTDKLNDTAEKINQQPSTVIFSNPPEKSEVLK